GCGAGCCGCCGGTCGAGGGGAAAGTAGAAAAGGAGTGAAATCGCTCCGACCACCGCCCAGCCGACATAGTTGGCTATCGGCACGCCATAGTGCACGCCGGGGTCGGGATAGTAGTAGATCTTGCCGAGGAACCAGCGGTCGCCGCGCAGCGCCACGGGGTCGATCACCATGTCGATAAAGGCGAAGAACAGCACGCTCAAGATAAACACCGGCCAAGAGGTGCGCTCGGCGGGAGCGAAGGACAGGTTCGGCAGACCGGAGTGGCGCGTCCCGGCTTGCATGGGAAGGAGTAAGAGCAGCGCGAGACAGTAGCTGGCGAAGAGCAGAAACGAAAACGAGATCGAATCCATGAAGGGAATATTGGAAAAATAGAGTTCCAGCCCGACCGTGGATCCATTGTAGTGATACCAGCCGAAGGGGATGCCGTTGCGCGTGGAAGAAAACTCGCAGACGAACGCGGTGATCCAACTGATGAGCCAGAACCGCCACGTCCGCGGCCAACCGATCAGCATGATTGCAGAAAACAAGAACGCCGCCAGAAAGGCGAACACGTAGGGGCGGAGGAGGATCGTCTTTACAAAAAGAAGGAGAAGTTCCATCGGGTACGTTGAGGATCGTGCCGAGCCGAGAACGTGGCTGGAGGCCTATTTCAGCATCCGATTAGGCATAGCCATGCTCGCGGAACCACTTCACCGCCTTTTCGAGCGCAACCTCAGGCGGTGTTTGTGGGATCCCGAGCTCGCGGATGGCTTTCGAGCAGTCGTAGTGCATTTTGTATTTGGCCATTTTCACGCCTTCGAGCGGGATCCGCGGAGGATGGCCCGTGAGGTCGGCGATCCATTGGTTGGCGTAGGCGAGGGGAAGGATGGCCAGGCGGGGCAGTTTGATCGACGGTGCGTTCACGCCTGTGAGCCGGCTGAGGATCTCGAATACCTCGCGTAGCATGAGGTTCTTGCAGCCCAAGATATACCGTTCGCCCAGGCGGCCTTTCTCCATCGCGAGCAGGTGCCCCGCGGCCACGTCGTCCACGTCTACGATGTTCATGCCGGTTTCGATGTAGGCGGGCATGCGGCCTTTCATGAAATCGACGATGACCTGGCCTGTAGGAGTCGGCCGGACATCGGCTGCCCCGACCGGGGCGCTCGGATTCACGATCACGACCGGGAGGCCTTCCTTGGCCAACTTCAGGACTTCCTGTTCGGCTAAGTACTTGGATCGCTTGTAATGGCCGGCCATCTGGTCCAGCGAGACGGGAGTCTGTTCGGTGCCCAGGCCGCCGCCCGGTGGCAAGCCGATCGCGCCGATCGTGCTGCAATACACGCTGCGCTCCACGCCGACCTCGCGCGCGGCTTCGAGAATGTTCCTCGTGCCTGTGACATTGACGTCGTAAAAGATGGCGGGATCTTTGGCCCACAGGGCGTAGTGGGCCGCCACGTGGTAGAGCTGCCGGCATCCGGTCAGCGCCCGCTTGAGCGACTCCCGGTCTCGCAGGTCGCCTTCAACCCGTTCGGCCTTCAAGCCGTTCAGGTTCTGCAGGTCTGCGCCTTGCCGAGCCAGGACTCGCACCTCGGCGCCGGAGGCGACCAGTGCCCGGGCCACGGCCCCGCCGACAAACCCGGTTGCTCCGGTGACGAGAACCTTCATGGGGAATGGCGTATGGCTAATGGCGTATAGCGTAGGGCACGGACACGATGTGGTCTGTTCCTAGCCATAGGCTATAAGCCATACGCTCCTAGTTTTTTCTGGAGGTGATGTAGCGCGCGATGTCGCGGAGTGGATCGGCGGCGGCACCGAAGGAATTCAGCCGTCCGATCGCGCGGGTGACACAGTCATCCGCCAACTTGCGCGCGCCCTCGACGCCGTAGAACGTCGGGTACGTCTTTTTGCCGCGCTCCGCGTCGGTGTTCGGGTTCTTGCCCAACTCCTCGCGGGTCCCGGTCACGTTCAGCACATCATCGGCGATTTGGAACGCGAGCCCGATGTCCTCGGCATAGCCGGTGAGGTCGTCGAGTTGCCGGTCAGAAGCGCCGGCGGCGATGGCTCCCATGCGGACGGCCGCCCGGATCAGCATGCCGGTCTTGTGTTTGTGAATGTTCTGCAGCGTCGCCAGGTCGATATCCTGGTTCTCGGCCTGAATGTCGAAGACCTGGCCGCCGACCATGCCCATGTTGCCGGAGCCGTAGGCCAATTCTTGAATGATGCGGACTTGTCGAGACGGCTCGCAGCCCTTCATCAGGTCGGGTCGGCTGATCAGGTCGAAGGCCATGGTCAGCAGCGCATCGCCGGCCAAAATCGCCATCGCCTCGCCATAGACCTTATGGTTGGTCGGTTTACCCCGGCGAAAATCATCGTTGTCCATCGACGGCAAGTCGTCGTGGATCAAGGAATAGGTATGGATGAATTCCAGCGAGCAGGCGACCGCCATCAAGCCGGGCGGCGTCGTCCCTACCACGGCTTCGGCCGCGGCGATCGTCAAGATCGGGCGGACCCGCTTGCCACCTGCCATAAGGCTATAGCGCATGCTCTCGTGAAGTGTGGTCGGTGGGGTGGCAGCCGGGGGGCTGACCTGATCCAGAAATCGGTCTACCGCAAGCCGGTTATGTTCGAGATAGTCCTTAATGTTCATGGGTATATAGGGTGAAGATCAGGAATGGTGTAGAACCGGCGCGGAGAGTAGCAAATGGGTCAAAGGAGTGTCAAACCGGGGGCAGGGGAGTCTCCCCGTGGTCGCGGAACGCGCACGATCGGAATGTGTTCGTCCGATGCGCATAGTGAAGGACCGCCAGGTGACTTTCTCCCTTTTCCCCTTCTTGTTTTTAAGCCTGATGCCCCGTTATACTGCGCCCCCATGAGTATCAGAAAAGCCGGTGGTGATTGGGCGCCGATGCTGCTCCCGATCGAGCCGCGTCATTGCAAAGTTTGTCAGCAGGGGCTCTACCGGGATAAGACGCTCTTCCGGGGCGGTTGGTCCCGTTGCACCGTCTGCGACGAGTTCGTCCATTACAGCTGCCTGGCCAGCGGGAAAGTCTCGTTTCTGAAGGCGCGCCCGAGGATCTGCAAGGCTTGCCGGGAAGCCAAGGCTCAGGCCTCGCGCACCGTCCATCTCTCTCCCCGCGAACCGGCCGCCATCGGGTCATGACCACTCTGGTTCCCCCGCACCAACGTTCGGCAAGGCCGGCGTGGCATGTCTTTTTTTCGCAAGCGGTCCTCTACGGCCTGGCACCGTTACTGTTCATTTCCAGCGGGTTCTTCACCGCTAACTTCGTGGTCAGTGGGCACTATAGTTGGCCTCGGACTAGCCGTGTGCTGGTCTTATCGGTCACGCTCCTCATCCTTGCCTATGAGTTCGTCTACAAAGAGCAGGCGGTTCGCGCCGGCACTCCTGATCGGGCGCTCCAAGCCATGATCTATTCTTGCGCTGCCCCATACGCAGTGGGGGTGCTGCTGATGCTGGGTCTCGCGAAGCTCTGGTGAGACTGTTACATCAGGCTTCCAGCTTCGTTCTCGCTTCCGTAGTCCGCATGTAAACGAAATGCTGTTTCTCTCGTCCCCGAGGTGGAGATGGGGCAGGTTTATCAAAGCGGGGCCTTCATTCAACAATGTTTTGCGGTTCACCCGCTCTGTCTGGCGCTGAAGCGCATAGACGAGACGATGGGCCGCTTGATTTTCACCTGCACGTCCTGCCGCATGGTTCACCACATCGTGGCCGACGACGTCGCCACTCGCGTCGCAGCCGTACCGGCTGGCGCGGCGGAATCGAGGGAGGGCCCGGTCGCGACGGCGCGCGAGGTGCTGTCGGGCTGCGCGGCGCGCCATCCCGTGGCTGTGACCATTCGTGAAATGGACGTGATCCGTGACACTGTAGGATTGCGCTGCGCCGAATGTCGCCGCATCTTTGAAGTGAGGGCGGCCTCATTCGAATCTCATCAAAAATCGTAACAGGATGTTGAAAACGCCTTTGAACATCCTGCAGAACTTCGGCATTGTGCCGTTCCCTTCGCCGCCGGGCATAAGCCCTGTTAAGCGTCGTTCATGAAGCGTCTCTCGTTCATGCCGAGGTATTACAACTCCCGCCATGCCGACGCCTCTTCCTGATCCATCCCTGACACCCGACCAAGTGAGATTGGTTGCGGATGTCGGGTTCTTCAAGGCCAAGCAGCAGATCACCCACAAAGTCCGGGGTTGGTTGGAGCAACTCCATGGAGGCTTGGCGGAAGACCTTGGGAGCCGGGCGCTGCTGCTGCCGCCGCAATTCGACCCCAGTAAATTTCAACTCGTGAAGGGCGAACACCTGGAAGATTGTCCCTACCAGTATCTGGATTTTCCCAAACATTACGTGGGGGACGAGAAGTTTACCTTTAGGACGTTGTTCTGGTGGGGGCACCATGCGGCCACCGCGCTGATTGTCGAAGGCGGGCAGGTCAAATCGTACAAGAAGAACCTCGTCGACCGCTTCCACCAGCTGGCCGGACAGGAACTGGAACTGTCTTTGGCCCCGACCTTGTGGGAGTGGAAGCGGGGAGAAGGTTATACCCTGCCGATCACGCATGACCGCAAGGCGCAGATTGCCGCCGTGCTTTCCGGCCGGATGAGATTCAAGATCCTGCGGTTTCTTCCCCTGGACTCACCGGTGATGGCTGAAGGCCGCCTTTCCGACTGGGCTCGGGACACCTTCCGCCGGCTGCTCCCGCTGCTGAACTCCTCGTAACGTTTTTCATTCTGCGGTTTGTCATTCGGAGGGCGAGTTGGGTAGACTAGCCCGCGTTGTTCCGCCGGCCTGTGTCATTCTGTCACAGCGTCGGGGTTGCGGAATTTGTAGAGCAACTCGGAACGGATTCATCCACTACGCTGACGTCATTTTTCCATGGAGGACGGTGTGATTGCACAGGGGATCAAAATCGCAGGACGCATGTGTCTGGTGGCGGCATTGGCGCTGACGGTGGGCTGCGCCGGCAAGGGAGAAATGGTCTTGGTCAATGTCCAGCCTCAGCCGGTAGTGGCGCCGGTGCCGGCCGGACAGCCGGAGCCGCTCAAGATTGTGATCGAGCCGTTTGAGGATTTGCGCGCGGAGAAAACGAAGATCGGCCAGCGGTCGCATCTCATCGGGGGTGGGCTGACCTTCTTCAACGTGACCGGTGGAAAGCCGGGTGTCACGGTGGCGGAGGCCCTCGCCGAACGGTTGCGCCAGAAGGGATGGAACGGTAAGGGCTGGGATGCCAGAGTGGTGCAATCGGGCGTGGGCGTGTCGGGTGCGGACATCGTCATTACCGGCGAAGTGCGGGAGTTCAGCGCCAACGCCAAGGCCCGGTTCATGAATACCAAGATCTGGGCCGAGAGCCGCATCGTGATTACCGCGAAGAACGTTGCCGACGGGAGTACTACGACGCGCAACATTCAGGGCGAGCAGACGCAGACCGTGTTCTGGTTCGACAGCGACGATATTCGGGATCTGCTCTCCGCGACCCTGAAGGACGGCCTCGATCGGTTCCTCACCGACACCAAGGTTGAAGATCGCGCCCTGAAGTCGGCCAAGTGACGGACAGATCATCGGTGCCGGCCTCGGACCCCATAGGAGGCAGTGGTGCGTGAGCGACGGTGGGAAACCCCGGCCCGATTGAAGTTCAGCGATCTCTTGGCGGTGGGGGAGCGCCTCGGCGCGTTGGGGCTGAAGCCCACCCACCCCGCCAAGGACGTGATCTGTTATGTCGAGGAATGGGCGGTCGAATCGACCGAGGAATTCGACCGGCTTGATCCCTGGGCCACGGAAGACGTGACATTGATCCACGCGCGGGACGCGTGGAAAGGCGATTTCTTTCTCCTTTCCGGCGGGTACCACACGATTTATCAGCGGTATCAGGACGTCGGAACCTACTGCTCCATCAGCCATCCCTGGCGCATTCGCGGCCCCCTGCGTTTTCATCAGCCCATCGCTATGCTCTGGCTGGGGTTTCGCCACACACACGCGTTCATCCGTGTCAGACTCCACACCACTGAGGTTGTGACACCGGGCGAGACCAGGGAGGACGCAAAGCGCCTCGACTGGATCGATGAGCGGCGGGCGGCGTTCCTGGAGGCGATCACCACGCTGGAGTTGCCGGTGGAGACGGCGGTGGAGAAAAAGCAGGTCGTGTTGAGGCCGGCGGACCCTGCGACGCCGTTCTTCTGCTCCTGGCCCGATGCTTTCGGCCCCTGCCAGTTTGAATACAACACCTCCGACGCGTACGAGTTCCTCGTGCCGGCCAGTAAACTCGCCTCCACGTTCATTCCGCAAGCCGCGAATGTCCGTGCCTACCTGACGGGGTTTTCCGAGGAAGCCTTGACCGATTTCGCCGACGTGCCGCCCCGCGCCAAGCAGCTCTATCGCTGTTCCGTCCATTGCGTGCTCGACGAAGTGCCCGAGGTGCTGGAAGCCATCGCGCCGCAAGGGCGGCTCTATACGACGCTCTGTGAATTCCAGACGCAGGAGTTGTTGCCGGACGGGGAGGATGCATCGGCCATCGTGGGTATTGTCGGCGCGGCGGGCGGCTTTCAGTTGGAGGTCCGCTTGAATCGCGCGCCGCTGCCGGAAGACCAAATGGCCGGATGGCTCCAGCGGTTGTTGGGGTATGGGGTCGTCTATGCGCCGCTGCCCCCCTTCATCTAGGGCCGACGGCTGAAGATACCCGCCCCATGGACTCGTGAGACGTGAAACGGCAGACGGAAGACGTGAGACGAGCATGCGGCTTGCCTGATCCGCAAACGTTGCTGTTCGATTGTCTCTTGGATTCCCTCCGAATCACTTCTTGTTTGACATTCCTGCCTGACTCCTGAAGTCTTGTGCCATGGTTTCGATGCAGCGGTTCCAGTCGGTGCTGGGTAAGCCCTATCTCCCGCCATTGTTCTTTTTCAGCGGGGTCACCTACGACACGGTGACGCTGACCAGGATCGACCGGTTGCTCGACAATTTGCTCCTGCTGCTGTACCTGGCGCTGTTGGGCTTTCTGATCGTCCTCACCGGCCGGTTAGGCACCAGCGAAGCGCGCCCTGAAGACCTTCCACCCGACGCGCCCGCCTATCTGCGTTGGGTGCTGCAAGCCAAGCCTTATGCGCCGATGGCGATTCAGTTTCTGCTGGGCGGTCTCTTCAGCGCCTATGCGATCTTCTATTCCAAGAGCGCGACCTTCGCCGGCACGGCGGTATTTTTCTGCGTGTTGGTCGGATTCCTGGTTGCGAACGAGTTCCTGCGCAGCCGGCTGTCTAATGTGCAGTTGCTCGTGAGCCTGTATGCCTTGGTATGTTTCGCGTTTTTCACCTTCTTCCTGCCGGTGATGACCGGATGGATGAATGCGGCGATTTTTCTTGCCGGGGCTGTCCTGACGGTGCTGGTTGTGCTTCGGGTCGTGCAGTTGATCTATTGGCGGAACTCCGCCCGCACCAGGCGCGAAGCGCTGTTGGCCGGAGCGCCGGCCCTGGCGATCGTGGGTCTGCTGGTCGGGTTCTACTTCCTCAACTGGATTCCGCCGGTGCCGCTGTCGCTCAAGTACGGCGGCATGTATCACGAGATCAAACGGTCGGGGGATCGCTTCGAACTTTCGTTCGAGAAACGGTGGTATGAGGTCTGGAAAGCGTCGGACGATGTGATCCCAACCAACGACCCCGTGTATTGCTTCACCGCTGTCTTCGCGCCCGTGACCCTCAGGACGACGATTTATCACCACTGGCACTACCGCCCGGATGGCAGCAAACCCTATGTCCATGCGGACCGGATTCCCCTCAAAATCGCCGGAGGGCGGGAGGGCGGCTATCGGGCCTACACATTCAAGGAGGGGTTGGATGTCGGCGATTGGCGCGTCGATGTCGAGGCCGAGGACGGGAGGGTGATCGGTCGCGTCTCGGTGAAGGTGACGGCCGAAGCGTCGGAAGGACCGCTGGCGCTGAAAACGGTCGTGTATTGACCCAATGGGGTGTCTCAGGCTGGCCGCCGATCGGCTTGGCAGCTGATCCCAATTCGGGGGAGGGACGAGCGCTCATGAAGTCCGGTCGCGGCGTGGAGATACTCGAAGAGCGCGAGGGAGAGGGGACGCCGGCCCAGAAGGGCGATCATCTGTTGTTCAATATGCGCCTCTTTCTCAATCGCGGGGAGGAGGTATCGTTCAACAAGCGGCAGGCCGAGCAACTCCCAACGGACATGGTTCGGGTGGTGGAGGGTGTAACGTTGGTTGATCACCGGATTGTCCTGGGGCGTCGCCAGGCCGTTGCGGGGATCGAGCAGGCGTTGACCGGGATGAAGGTCGGCGGCTATCGCAAGGTCCGCATCGGTCCACACCTGGCCTACGGAGACAAGGGACTACCAGGCCTCATTCCGCCCAATGCCCTGTTGGTGGCGGAGTTGTGGCTGCGGGAGATTTCGCCGCCTGTCAGCGAAAAATAGATAAGTGTAACCGTGTGTCTTCCGGCATAATGCAACAATGAGAACCTTATCCCCCTGTCCCGATAAGCCCAACTGTGTTTCCACCGCTGCGCAGGAAGAGCGCCATGCGATTGCGCCGTTCCGCTATCGAAAGAGCCGTGCGGAGGCGAAGGAGGCGTTGAAGGCTGCCATTGCCGGGCTTCCGCGCACGAAGTTGGTGGAAGAAGACGATGCCTACCTCCATTACGAATTCACCAGCCTCTTGCTTCGATTCGTCGACGACGTGGAGTTCCTGTTCGATGAGGACGGCAAGACCATTCAGTTCCGCTCGGCTTCCCGTGTCGGCTACGGCGATCTCGGCGTGAACCGCCGCCGCATGGAAGATATCCGGTCGCTGCTGGATGGTAAGTTGTAAGAACCCGCGCGTCCTGTTCGCCACTGCCCAGGGAGGTTTCGGTATGATCTGTCGCCCTGTTCGGCTGCTGCTGGTAGTGCTGTATTTCGTGGCCTGGTTGCCCCTGTCGCCGACGCATGCCGAAGAGCCGAAGCCGGTGCCGCTTGCCTGGCAGATGGGCCCGACCGAGGCTGCCTTGGGCGATCAGGCGAAGCTGACCCTTCCTAAAGGGTATCGGTTCCTGGGGGCGGAGGAAACACAGCGGGTACTTCGAGAGATGGGCAATTTCCCTTCCGGCGCCGAACTCGGGCTCATTGCCTCTGCGACGCCTGGGGAAAAATGGTTCATGGTCATTCGCTATATCGACGCCGGCTACGTGAAAGACGATGATGCGGCGAATTGGAATGCCGACGAACTGCTCGCCTCGATCAAGGAGGGCACAGAGGAAGATAACAAGCGTCGGCAGGCACAGGGGCATCCGCCGCTCGTGATTCGGGGCTG
This region of Nitrospiraceae bacterium genomic DNA includes:
- a CDS encoding SDR family NAD(P)-dependent oxidoreductase yields the protein MKVLVTGATGFVGGAVARALVASGAEVRVLARQGADLQNLNGLKAERVEGDLRDRESLKRALTGCRQLYHVAAHYALWAKDPAIFYDVNVTGTRNILEAAREVGVERSVYCSTIGAIGLPPGGGLGTEQTPVSLDQMAGHYKRSKYLAEQEVLKLAKEGLPVVIVNPSAPVGAADVRPTPTGQVIVDFMKGRMPAYIETGMNIVDVDDVAAGHLLAMEKGRLGERYILGCKNLMLREVFEILSRLTGVNAPSIKLPRLAILPLAYANQWIADLTGHPPRIPLEGVKMAKYKMHYDCSKAIRELGIPQTPPEVALEKAVKWFREHGYA
- a CDS encoding polyprenyl synthetase family protein, whose product is MNIKDYLEHNRLAVDRFLDQVSPPAATPPTTLHESMRYSLMAGGKRVRPILTIAAAEAVVGTTPPGLMAVACSLEFIHTYSLIHDDLPSMDNDDFRRGKPTNHKVYGEAMAILAGDALLTMAFDLISRPDLMKGCEPSRQVRIIQELAYGSGNMGMVGGQVFDIQAENQDIDLATLQNIHKHKTGMLIRAAVRMGAIAAGASDRQLDDLTGYAEDIGLAFQIADDVLNVTGTREELGKNPNTDAERGKKTYPTFYGVEGARKLADDCVTRAIGRLNSFGAAADPLRDIARYITSRKN
- a CDS encoding carotenoid biosynthesis protein encodes the protein MELLLLFVKTILLRPYVFAFLAAFLFSAIMLIGWPRTWRFWLISWITAFVCEFSSTRNGIPFGWYHYNGSTVGLELYFSNIPFMDSISFSFLLFASYCLALLLLLPMQAGTRHSGLPNLSFAPAERTSWPVFILSVLFFAFIDMVIDPVALRGDRWFLGKIYYYPDPGVHYGVPIANYVGWAVVGAISLLFYFPLDRRLADPLPPHTPSTTHRLLLGTGLYYGVLIFNLAVTFWIGEALQGTTGLLMYVPVTVLLLLRLLTPATQSAR
- a CDS encoding DUF1499 domain-containing protein; translated protein: MRTLSPCPDKPNCVSTAAQEERHAIAPFRYRKSRAEAKEALKAAIAGLPRTKLVEEDDAYLHYEFTSLLLRFVDDVEFLFDEDGKTIQFRSASRVGYGDLGVNRRRMEDIRSLLDGKL
- a CDS encoding FKBP-type peptidyl-prolyl cis-trans isomerase, whose product is MKSGRGVEILEEREGEGTPAQKGDHLLFNMRLFLNRGEEVSFNKRQAEQLPTDMVRVVEGVTLVDHRIVLGRRQAVAGIEQALTGMKVGGYRKVRIGPHLAYGDKGLPGLIPPNALLVAELWLREISPPVSEK
- a CDS encoding DUF2914 domain-containing protein; translation: MVSMQRFQSVLGKPYLPPLFFFSGVTYDTVTLTRIDRLLDNLLLLLYLALLGFLIVLTGRLGTSEARPEDLPPDAPAYLRWVLQAKPYAPMAIQFLLGGLFSAYAIFYSKSATFAGTAVFFCVLVGFLVANEFLRSRLSNVQLLVSLYALVCFAFFTFFLPVMTGWMNAAIFLAGAVLTVLVVLRVVQLIYWRNSARTRREALLAGAPALAIVGLLVGFYFLNWIPPVPLSLKYGGMYHEIKRSGDRFELSFEKRWYEVWKASDDVIPTNDPVYCFTAVFAPVTLRTTIYHHWHYRPDGSKPYVHADRIPLKIAGGREGGYRAYTFKEGLDVGDWRVDVEAEDGRVIGRVSVKVTAEASEGPLALKTVVY